From a single Cyclobacterium marinum DSM 745 genomic region:
- a CDS encoding ABC-F family ATP-binding cassette domain-containing protein, whose amino-acid sequence MLSINNLSYYIGGRPLYENASLHIKPKDKIGLVGLNGTGKSTLLKIIYGDLQPSSGEIQKSKDCSVGFLNQDLLSYQSEDSILDVALEAFKETLSLQDEIDKVLKAMETDYSDEIIQKLANLQERFEALEGYTIKAKAEEVLEGIGFKTADLSRPLKTFSGGWRMRVMLAKLLLEKPSLLMLDEPTNHLDLPSIQWVENYLKSYEGAVIVVSHDQTFLNNGTETTVEVSRGNLTSYAGNYAFYKKEKVEREEIQQNAYENQQQMIKQTERFIERFRAKASKSNQVQSRVKALDKLEKIAEVERDEVSVNFKFTFSQQSGRDVITLENVSKSFGDLQILKNTTARIERGDKIALIGANGKGKSTVLRIIDGSEPIEGKREEGYNLIKSFFAQHQLEALGINNEILQEMMQAGSRKSETELRNVLGCFLFTNDDVFKKIKVLSGGEKSRVALAKTLISEANFLLLDEPTNHLDIQSVNILIQALQQYEGTFVTVSHDRLFIKGVANKIWYIEDEQIKEYPGTYDEYVYWRENQVEKEAKPQNIVKKAPKPAPKSSVSKQEDHAHKKAIKEKEKNLESIEQQITALEKKKTDLEHLLAQPSVYEDEAKMQQLNEAYSKIQEEEAALNKKWEDLAEQIESLQN is encoded by the coding sequence CAACCCAGCTCAGGTGAAATCCAAAAGTCCAAAGACTGTAGCGTAGGTTTTCTTAACCAAGACCTATTGTCCTATCAATCAGAGGACAGCATCCTGGATGTGGCCCTAGAAGCATTTAAGGAAACCCTGTCACTTCAAGACGAGATTGACAAGGTGCTTAAAGCGATGGAAACCGACTATTCCGATGAAATCATACAGAAACTGGCCAATCTTCAGGAAAGATTCGAAGCATTGGAAGGGTATACCATCAAAGCCAAAGCGGAAGAAGTACTGGAAGGCATTGGTTTTAAAACCGCTGATCTTAGTCGACCCCTGAAAACATTCTCCGGTGGCTGGAGAATGCGGGTGATGTTGGCCAAGCTACTTTTAGAAAAGCCTTCTTTACTGATGCTTGATGAGCCTACCAACCACTTGGATTTACCTTCTATCCAATGGGTGGAAAACTACCTTAAATCTTATGAAGGAGCTGTTATTGTCGTTTCCCATGACCAGACTTTTTTGAACAATGGCACAGAAACCACTGTAGAAGTTTCTCGCGGCAATCTCACCAGCTATGCAGGTAATTATGCTTTCTATAAAAAGGAGAAAGTTGAAAGAGAAGAAATCCAGCAAAATGCCTATGAGAACCAGCAGCAAATGATCAAGCAAACGGAACGTTTCATTGAACGTTTCCGTGCCAAAGCTTCAAAATCCAATCAAGTTCAATCACGGGTGAAAGCATTGGATAAACTGGAAAAAATAGCAGAGGTAGAAAGGGACGAAGTATCTGTTAATTTTAAATTTACTTTTTCTCAACAATCAGGTCGTGATGTTATTACTTTAGAAAATGTATCCAAATCTTTTGGAGACCTGCAAATTCTCAAAAATACTACAGCACGCATTGAAAGAGGTGATAAGATAGCACTTATTGGTGCCAACGGTAAGGGAAAATCCACGGTCTTGAGAATCATTGATGGATCAGAACCTATAGAAGGAAAGAGAGAAGAAGGTTATAACCTTATTAAATCGTTCTTTGCCCAACATCAGCTAGAAGCTTTGGGCATTAACAATGAAATCCTGCAAGAGATGATGCAGGCAGGTAGCAGGAAATCTGAAACAGAATTAAGGAATGTGCTGGGCTGTTTCTTGTTTACAAATGATGATGTTTTCAAGAAAATAAAAGTACTTTCCGGTGGTGAAAAATCTAGGGTAGCATTGGCTAAAACTCTAATTTCTGAAGCCAACTTTTTATTACTGGATGAGCCTACTAATCACCTTGACATTCAATCAGTAAACATTCTGATTCAAGCCTTGCAGCAATACGAAGGAACCTTTGTTACCGTTTCTCACGATCGTTTGTTTATCAAAGGTGTAGCTAATAAAATTTGGTACATTGAGGACGAGCAAATTAAGGAATATCCGGGAACCTACGACGAATACGTTTATTGGAGAGAAAATCAAGTAGAAAAGGAAGCTAAACCGCAAAACATTGTAAAAAAAGCTCCCAAGCCTGCACCAAAAAGTTCAGTAAGCAAACAGGAGGATCATGCGCATAAAAAGGCCATAAAAGAAAAAGAAAAGAATTTAGAAAGTATTGAGCAACAAATCACTGCGCTGGAAAAGAAAAAAACAGATTTGGAACATCTACTGGCCCAACCTTCTGTTTATGAAGATGAAGCAAAAATGCAGCAGCTGAATGAAGCTTATAGTAAAATCCAAGAAGAAGAAGCTGCCCTCAACAAAAAATGGGAAGACCTGGCAGAGCAAATAGAAAGCTTGCAAAATTAA
- a CDS encoding type IX secretion system plug protein translates to MKYPLIKLVIVFILVAMGPLSAQEIHEDRVYDENIRTVQLYPSSTEFSAQMTTPVIPLGGTTPLELHFDDIAFETDRYLAKIIHCNADWTTSGLKDPDFLSQFNEFNINSYDYGINTRIPYIHYTFEVPSVKRSGNYLLKVYRGRNEEDVIFTKRFMVYQNQVGIGAEVVPPSLNEDRRTSQQININVGYSQRELIDPLNNTLVVIRQNQRWDNAIYGLRFTNIRDDIKQLQYQLFDGSNTFPAGNEFRFVDLRFVRTRGRNISSVSMEEDVVFAEAAIDKGRNALAYLEYLDLNGQFGIFNMERQNHLLESEYVLLTLNLESPELPSPPYVLGALTNWGKDPEAKMVYDKKRGLYQASLFLKQGWYDYQYGLKGAAGWNMAAFEDNHFQTENEYEIFFYYRAMGSRYDELIGYTVINPNKRRF, encoded by the coding sequence ATGAAATATCCATTGATTAAACTTGTAATAGTATTTATTCTGGTTGCAATGGGGCCTTTATCAGCTCAAGAGATCCATGAAGACCGAGTGTATGATGAAAACATCCGAACGGTACAGCTTTACCCCTCAAGTACTGAATTTTCAGCCCAAATGACAACTCCTGTTATTCCTTTGGGTGGAACTACTCCATTGGAACTACATTTTGATGACATTGCTTTTGAAACGGACCGTTATCTGGCCAAAATTATTCACTGCAACGCCGACTGGACTACTTCAGGTCTAAAGGATCCGGATTTTCTTAGCCAATTCAATGAGTTTAATATCAATTCCTATGATTATGGCATCAATACAAGGATTCCATACATCCATTACACCTTCGAGGTACCAAGTGTAAAAAGGTCCGGAAATTACCTTTTAAAAGTTTACAGAGGGAGAAACGAAGAAGATGTAATTTTCACCAAAAGATTTATGGTTTACCAAAATCAAGTAGGCATAGGTGCTGAAGTCGTTCCTCCCAGCCTTAACGAAGACAGAAGAACAAGCCAGCAAATTAATATCAATGTTGGCTACAGCCAACGTGAATTAATTGACCCGCTGAATAATACCCTTGTAGTCATTCGCCAAAACCAGCGATGGGACAATGCCATTTACGGCCTAAGGTTTACCAATATAAGGGATGACATCAAACAATTGCAATACCAACTATTTGATGGTTCCAATACTTTTCCGGCAGGCAATGAATTTCGCTTTGTTGACTTGCGCTTTGTACGCACCAGAGGACGTAACATTTCAAGTGTAAGCATGGAAGAAGATGTTGTTTTTGCAGAAGCAGCCATAGACAAAGGAAGAAATGCCCTTGCCTACCTTGAATACCTGGATCTAAATGGACAGTTTGGTATATTCAATATGGAGCGTCAAAATCACCTATTAGAAAGTGAATATGTGCTTTTGACCCTAAACCTTGAATCTCCTGAATTGCCTTCTCCTCCATATGTTTTGGGCGCCTTGACCAACTGGGGAAAAGACCCTGAAGCGAAAATGGTCTATGACAAAAAAAGAGGATTGTACCAAGCCAGTTTATTTTTAAAACAGGGATGGTATGACTATCAATATGGCCTTAAAGGTGCGGCGGGTTGGAATATGGCAGCATTTGAGGACAATCACTTCCAGACAGAAAATGAATATGAAATATTTTTCTATTACCGAGCCATGGGTTCCAGGTATGACGAATTGATAGGCTATACGGTGATTAATCCAAATAAAAGGAGGTTTTAA
- the cas6 gene encoding CRISPR-associated endoribonuclease Cas6, translated as MRIRLIFSLKNKGAYLPFHHQYILAQFLKGLIVKGGQEEFFNYNYFNFSGLKGQTKVSRSGLHYYSSLVTLVVSAPDEPFIDYLLKQVFKTPKIELGNLILSPEYTEKEIEPPLETSNKFVCISPLVLLTPTFDDESGKRFINPDTDEFSDLLYESTLTRMEKSGWYNQEQMESFYKFQVVPDMVYVNKLREQQKKFARIYSVYDMDVKYEVRGYTLPFTLYAASEVQEFVFKCGLGAFTHKGFGMLDLANNMPSQRTEPYKFKREGFVPYRAQGHEPRKNDERADGGESKSVEE; from the coding sequence GTGAGAATTAGATTAATATTTTCCTTAAAGAACAAAGGTGCTTACTTACCCTTTCACCATCAGTACATCTTAGCTCAGTTTCTAAAAGGCCTGATTGTAAAAGGAGGCCAGGAAGAATTTTTTAACTACAATTACTTTAACTTTTCCGGGCTAAAAGGCCAAACAAAAGTTAGTAGAAGTGGGTTGCATTATTATTCCAGTTTGGTTACTCTAGTAGTTTCAGCGCCTGATGAACCTTTTATAGATTATCTATTAAAGCAGGTTTTTAAAACCCCCAAAATTGAATTGGGGAATTTAATATTGTCTCCAGAGTATACTGAGAAAGAGATTGAGCCACCATTAGAGACATCCAATAAGTTTGTTTGTATCTCCCCTTTGGTTTTACTTACTCCTACATTTGATGATGAGTCAGGTAAAAGGTTTATCAATCCGGATACAGACGAGTTTTCAGATCTGTTGTATGAGTCTACGCTCACAAGAATGGAGAAATCGGGTTGGTACAACCAAGAACAAATGGAGTCTTTCTATAAATTTCAAGTAGTTCCTGACATGGTTTACGTTAACAAACTTCGGGAACAACAAAAGAAGTTTGCTAGAATCTACTCCGTCTATGATATGGATGTGAAATATGAAGTAAGAGGCTATACCTTGCCATTTACATTGTATGCTGCAAGTGAAGTGCAGGAGTTTGTATTCAAGTGTGGACTTGGTGCTTTTACCCATAAAGGGTTTGGAATGCTGGATTTAGCGAACAATATGCCAAGCCAGCGTACAGAACCATACAAATTTAAAAGAGAAGGATTTGTACCTTACAGAGCCCAAGGGCATGAACCACGTAAAAACGACGAAAGAGCGGATGGTGGAGAAAGCAAATCTGTAGAAGAATAA